A window of Castanea sativa cultivar Marrone di Chiusa Pesio chromosome 1, ASM4071231v1 contains these coding sequences:
- the LOC142607899 gene encoding psbQ-like protein 3, chloroplastic has protein sequence MSFTPLVLQPNLSYYPPTFTCCSKPSFRSREMPQKVLGTNFSRRRVGGIAAMVSILLAQEVIFGQEVAEGFELKMVVPGQTFEKAVSEIRGHAQALLQIKSLIESESWGEAQKVLRKNSAYLKQDIYTIIQGIPGNERPELRKLYSNLFNNATRLDYAARDKDASRVWQCYDNIVVALNDILSRI, from the exons ATGTCATTTACACCATTGGTCTTGCAACCCAACCTATCATATTATCCTCCAACCTTCACCTGCTGTTCAAAACCCTCTTTTAGGTCGAGAGAGATGCCCCAGAAGGTCCTCGGAACTAATTTCAGTAGAAGAAGAGTAGGAGGAATAGCAGCAATGGTGTCGATACTATTGGCACAAGAAGTGATTTTTGGTCAAGAGGTTGCAGAGGGATTTGAACTTAAGATGGTAGTACCTGGTCAAACATTCGAAAAGGCAGTGAGTGAAATCAGAGGTCATGCACAAGCTTTGTTACAAATAAAATCTCTAATTGAGTCAGAGTCATGGGGTGAAGCACAGAAGGTCCTAAGGAAGAACTCAGCCTACCTGAAACAGGACATATATACCATAATCCAAGGCATACCTGGAAATGAGAGGCCCGAACTAAGGAAGCTGTATTCCAATCTCTTCAATAATGCCACCAGG CTAGATTATGCAGCAAGGGACAAAGATGCATCACGTGTCTGGCAGTGCTATGATAACATTGTTGTGGCCCTCAATGACATTTTATCTAGGATATAG
- the LOC142629124 gene encoding uncharacterized protein LOC142629124, protein MNLSAKHQARSETNFALNLLLDYKEASNHFLHGPTTCELSYKRPLAGVYKINVDRATLKDRKKSSVGVIIRDSKGEVATGLCKSLPATIWFWRLKLYMVGETRILLAKEMELQQVIIKSDSLSIVQNILSKEVSGEIGHLVQDNLSLLDFFNSWKIKHLKRDYNKVAHELARFARCNETCKVWKGVSPPMVRHLIHLNCL, encoded by the coding sequence ATGAATCTGTCTGCCAAACACCAAGCTAGATCTGAAACTAACTTTGCCTTAAATCTTCTTCTAGATTATAAAGAAGCTTCTAATCATTTCCTTCATGGGCCAACAACATGTGAGTTAAGCTATAAAAGACCCCTAGCTGGggtttataaaataaatgttgataGGGCAACATTGAAAGATAGGAAGAAATCAAGTGTAGGAGTGATCATAAGAGATTCCAAGGGTGAAGTTGCAACTGGGCTATGCAAGTCACTCCCAGCTACTATATGGTTTTGGAGATTGAAGTTATATATGGTTGGGGAAACTAGAATCCTGCTAGCGAAGGAAATGGAACTTCAGCAAGTTATCATCAAGTCAGATTCACTCTCAATTGTTCAAAACATTTTATCAAAGGAAGTTAGTGGGGAAATCGGCCATCTTGTTCAAGATAATCTTAGTCTTCTAGATTTCTTCAACAGCTGGAAGATCAAACACCTGAAAAGAGACTATAACAAGGTTGCGCATGAACTTGCTCGTTTCGCTAGATGTAATGAGACTTGCAAGGTTTGGAAAGGAGTTTCTCCTCCAATGGTGAGACACCTCATCCACCTGAACTGCCTGTAA